In a single window of the Carassius carassius chromosome 26, fCarCar2.1, whole genome shotgun sequence genome:
- the LOC132106328 gene encoding uncharacterized protein LOC132106328 isoform X1 yields the protein MLACFTVLKQIGKITADSFRKSFLEWEAVRFEVDKICREEHFVCPACTPDMLAVSVDGNRKHYRFKNAARSEEKALFDGIFIAKDDEVERFVDYIHSTTNHVSGRGVCGGEWSAARETSQKSSSKIDEEGLELAVCRHGVFLAALNMFRGEIYAYPLYLQNKLANTPISFFAMDVTCKYWPYLNKVTKSCPELQHLLSMKPFLSVFHAKAHDFKCEVKWSGAYQQGAGLTLGEEVEQCNAFLSRIAVTTKHMSKAGRTDMLTLMAMRWNQQKFNNLATSLACRYQKATKRLESQLQDLESMRIQLAVTQVEVEGWVTDIKEWAEATTSQKNADLDAVINRMEVLVASIKRRSQRLYKDTDGSKGRARIRCKIREEKAILSSVVEKYNSMVPDTERIAFDIILSDETVWPWQLSHGDAVDLKTKRKAFDVVMAIRRLEEEKKIVLSEMAKHWKSLSTRADTLKEMSCQLSSEALKSELWDLNEEGIKGFLSLTLRKKQEVTRMMKHTRDCYAKVLTGTRMDFQNDWDEYDSDSELSDEFEELSSEK from the exons ATGTTGGCATGTTTTACTGTTTTGAAACAGATTGGGAAGATCACAGCAGACAGCTTCAGAAAAAGTTTTTTGGAGTGGGAGGCTGTTAGATTTGAGGTGGATAAGATCTGCAGGGAGGAGCATTTTGTCTGTCCTGCATGCACCCCAGACATGCTTGCTGTTTCTGTGGATGGAAATCGCAAGCACTACCGCTTTAAGAATGCAGCAAG ATCTGAAGAAAAAGCCTTATTTGATGGCATCTTCATTGCAAAAGATGATGAAGTAGAGAGATTTGTGGATTACATTCATTCTACCACCAACCAT GTCTCTGGAAGAGGTGTCTGTGGAGGGGAGTGGTCAGCTGCAAGGGAAACGTCTCAGAAATCCTCAAGTAAAATTGATGAGGAGGGACTTGAGCTTGCAGTCTGTCGACATGGAGTTTTTCTCGCCGCTCTCAACATGTTCAGGGGAGAAATATATGCTTATCCCCTCTACCTGCAGAACAAGCTGGCAAATACGCCAATAAGCTTTTTTGCCATGGATGTAACCTGCAAGTACTGGCCTTACCTCAACAAAGTGACAAAAAGCTGCCCGGAGCTCCAGCACCTTCTGAGCATGAAACCATTCCTCTCAGTGTTTCATGCCAAAGCCCATGATTTTAAATGTGAG GTTAAATGGAGTGGAGCTTACCAGCAAGGGGCAGGATTGACACTTGGGGAGGAGGTTGAGCAGTGTAACGCCTTCCTCTCTAGGATTGCTGTGACCACGAAGCACATGTCCAAAGCAG gacGTACAGACATGCTTACACTGATGGCCATGCGCTGGAATCAGCAAAAGTTTAATAACTTGGCTACTTCACTTGCCTGCCGATATCAGAAG gCCACAAAACGTCTGGAAAGCCAACTTCAGGACCTGGAAAGCATGAGAATCCAGCTGGCAGTGACACAGGTTGAAGTTGAGGGCTGGGTCACTGATATTAAGGAGTGGGCAGAAG caacaACATCCCAAAAGAATGCCGATCTTGACGCGGTGATCAATAGAATGGAGGTGCTGGTGGCCAGCATTAAAAGAAGGTCCCAGCGCCTTTACAAAGACACCGATGGCAGCAAAGGTCGGGCCCGGATCCGGTGCAAAATCAGAGAGGAGAAGGCCATTCTTAGCTCTGTTGTTGAAAAATACAACAGTATGGTTCCAGATACAGAAAGAATCGCCTTTGACATCATTCTCTCTGACGAGACAGTTTGGCCATGGCAGCTTTCACATGGTG ACGCTGTAGATTTGAAAACCAAGAGAAAGGCGTTTGATGTTGTGATGGCTATAAGGAGACTTGAGGAGGAGAAGAAGATTGTTCTTTCTGAGATGGCAAAGCATTGGAAATCTCTCTCCACTCGTGCAGACACACTCAAGGAGATGTCATGCCAGCTTTCCAGTGAGGCATTGAAAA gtGAGCTGTGGGATCTAAATGAAGAAGGGATCAAGGGTTTCCTCAGCTTAACTTTGAGAAAGAAGCAAGAAGTCACCAGAATGATGAAGCATACAAGAGACTGTTATGCTAAAGTTTTGACTGGAACAAGAATGGACTTCCAGAATGATTGGGATGAATACGACAGTGACTCTGAATTGTCAGATGAGTTTGAGGAGCTCTCAAGTGAGAAATGA
- the LOC132106328 gene encoding uncharacterized protein LOC132106328 isoform X2, giving the protein MLACFTVLKQIGKITADSFRKSFLEWEAVRFEVDKICREEHFVCPACTPDMLAVSVDGNRKHYRFKNAARSEEKALFDGIFIAKDDEVERFVDYIHSTTNHVSGRGVCGGEWSAARETSQKSSSKIDEEGLELAVCRHGVFLAALNMFRGEIYAYPLYLQNKLANTPISFFAMDVTCKYWPYLNKVTKSCPELQHLLSMKPFLSVFHAKAHDFKCEVKWSGAYQQGAGLTLGEEVEQCNAFLSRIAVTTKHMSKAGRTDMLTLMAMRWNQQKFNNLATSLACRYQKATKRLESQLQDLESMRIQLAVTQVEVEGWVTDIKEWAEATTSQKNADLDAVINRMEVLVASIKRRSQRLYKDTDGSKGRARIRCKIREEKAILSSVVEKYNSMVPDTERIAFDIILSDETVWPWQLSHGDAVDLKTKRKAFDVVMAIRRLEEEKKIVLSEMAKHWKSLSTRADTLKEMSCQLSSELWDLNEEGIKGFLSLTLRKKQEVTRMMKHTRDCYAKVLTGTRMDFQNDWDEYDSDSELSDEFEELSSEK; this is encoded by the exons ATGTTGGCATGTTTTACTGTTTTGAAACAGATTGGGAAGATCACAGCAGACAGCTTCAGAAAAAGTTTTTTGGAGTGGGAGGCTGTTAGATTTGAGGTGGATAAGATCTGCAGGGAGGAGCATTTTGTCTGTCCTGCATGCACCCCAGACATGCTTGCTGTTTCTGTGGATGGAAATCGCAAGCACTACCGCTTTAAGAATGCAGCAAG ATCTGAAGAAAAAGCCTTATTTGATGGCATCTTCATTGCAAAAGATGATGAAGTAGAGAGATTTGTGGATTACATTCATTCTACCACCAACCAT GTCTCTGGAAGAGGTGTCTGTGGAGGGGAGTGGTCAGCTGCAAGGGAAACGTCTCAGAAATCCTCAAGTAAAATTGATGAGGAGGGACTTGAGCTTGCAGTCTGTCGACATGGAGTTTTTCTCGCCGCTCTCAACATGTTCAGGGGAGAAATATATGCTTATCCCCTCTACCTGCAGAACAAGCTGGCAAATACGCCAATAAGCTTTTTTGCCATGGATGTAACCTGCAAGTACTGGCCTTACCTCAACAAAGTGACAAAAAGCTGCCCGGAGCTCCAGCACCTTCTGAGCATGAAACCATTCCTCTCAGTGTTTCATGCCAAAGCCCATGATTTTAAATGTGAG GTTAAATGGAGTGGAGCTTACCAGCAAGGGGCAGGATTGACACTTGGGGAGGAGGTTGAGCAGTGTAACGCCTTCCTCTCTAGGATTGCTGTGACCACGAAGCACATGTCCAAAGCAG gacGTACAGACATGCTTACACTGATGGCCATGCGCTGGAATCAGCAAAAGTTTAATAACTTGGCTACTTCACTTGCCTGCCGATATCAGAAG gCCACAAAACGTCTGGAAAGCCAACTTCAGGACCTGGAAAGCATGAGAATCCAGCTGGCAGTGACACAGGTTGAAGTTGAGGGCTGGGTCACTGATATTAAGGAGTGGGCAGAAG caacaACATCCCAAAAGAATGCCGATCTTGACGCGGTGATCAATAGAATGGAGGTGCTGGTGGCCAGCATTAAAAGAAGGTCCCAGCGCCTTTACAAAGACACCGATGGCAGCAAAGGTCGGGCCCGGATCCGGTGCAAAATCAGAGAGGAGAAGGCCATTCTTAGCTCTGTTGTTGAAAAATACAACAGTATGGTTCCAGATACAGAAAGAATCGCCTTTGACATCATTCTCTCTGACGAGACAGTTTGGCCATGGCAGCTTTCACATGGTG ACGCTGTAGATTTGAAAACCAAGAGAAAGGCGTTTGATGTTGTGATGGCTATAAGGAGACTTGAGGAGGAGAAGAAGATTGTTCTTTCTGAGATGGCAAAGCATTGGAAATCTCTCTCCACTCGTGCAGACACACTCAAGGAGATGTCATGCCAGCTTTCCA gtGAGCTGTGGGATCTAAATGAAGAAGGGATCAAGGGTTTCCTCAGCTTAACTTTGAGAAAGAAGCAAGAAGTCACCAGAATGATGAAGCATACAAGAGACTGTTATGCTAAAGTTTTGACTGGAACAAGAATGGACTTCCAGAATGATTGGGATGAATACGACAGTGACTCTGAATTGTCAGATGAGTTTGAGGAGCTCTCAAGTGAGAAATGA